From one Labeo rohita strain BAU-BD-2019 chromosome 8, IGBB_LRoh.1.0, whole genome shotgun sequence genomic stretch:
- the mob3a gene encoding MOB kinase activator 3A, translating to MSMALKQVFNKDRTFRPKRKFEPGTQRFELHKKAQASLNAGLDLKQAVQLPHGEDLNDWVAVHVVDFFNRINLIYGTISDSCTDQTCPVMSGGPKYEYRWQDEQKYKKPTALPAPKYMSLLMDWIEVQINNEHIFPTNVGTPFPKTFMQVAKKILSRLFRVFVHVYIHHFDRVSQMGAEAHVNTCYKHFYYFVTEFSLIDHKELEPLKEMTTRMCH from the exons ATGTCCATGGCTCTCAAACAAGTCTTCAACAAGGACAGGACATTCCGGCCCAAGCGCAAGTTTGAGCCTGGAACGCAGCGGTTTGAGCTGCACAAGAAAGCGCAGGCGTCCCTTAACGCCGGCCTGGACCTGAAGCAGGCGGTGCAGCTGCCGCACGGCGAAGACCTCAACGACTGGGTGGCCGTTCACGTGGTGGACTTCTTTAACCGCATCAACCTCATCTACGGCACCATCAGCGACTCCTGCACAGATCAGACCTGCCCGGTTATGTCCGGCGGGCCCAAGTACGAGTACCGTTGGCAGGACGAACAAAAGTACAAGAAGCCCACTGCTCTCCCGGCACCAAAATACATGAGCCTGCTAATGGACTGGATTGAGGTCCAGATCAACAATGAGCATATCTTCCCCACTAATGTTG gtacgCCATTCCCTAAGACCTTCATGCAGGTAGCTAAGAAGATCTTGTCTCGTTTGTTCCGAGTCTTTGTCCATGTCTACATCCACCACTTTGACCGCGTGAGCCAGATGGGAGCAGAGGCCCATGTGAACACCTGTTACaaacatttctattactttGTTACTGAATTCAGCCTCATAGACCACAAAGAGCTGGAACCTCTG AAAGAGATGACAACACGGATGTGCCACTGA